Proteins from a single region of Hordeum vulgare subsp. vulgare chromosome 6H, MorexV3_pseudomolecules_assembly, whole genome shotgun sequence:
- the LOC123401230 gene encoding uncharacterized protein LOC123401230 has translation MLTEGAAWTYSSEDDMEDGMEDVLGVVLVGRLVEAWAAARRRRRIEGEDSARGAQHLALTVRRPAMPLDWEYQLQIERCPCGSESRRGKIRLVLAMVHHGERGGGKCEGSCGAGVGRSGSCGGERGISDAEASGGKRGISDAEASGGSPARQRSGAEERCVCREFVREVFKKNTMRTFNFGWREYKKYQISG, from the coding sequence ATGCTGACGGAGGGAGCAGCATGGACGTACTCTTCGGAGGACGACATGGAGGACGGCATGGAGGACGTCCTCGGGGTTGTGCTGGTCGGCCGACTTGTAGAGGCCTgggcggcagcacgacggcggcgACGGATCGAAGGGGAGGACTCAGCGCGAGGCGCCCAACACCTGGCCCTCACGGTACGCCGGCCGGCGATGCCACTCGACTGGGAGTATCAGCTGCAGATAGAGCGCTGCCCCTGTGGATCAGAGAGCCGGAGGGGAAAAATCAGACTTGTCCTCGCCATGGTTCACCATGGGGAAAGAGGAGGGGGAAAATGTGAGGGAAGCTGCGGTGCAGGCGTGGGCCGATCGGGGAGCTGCGGGGGCGAGCGGGGGATCTCTGACGCGGAGGCGAGCGGGGGCAAGCGGGGGATCTCCGACGCGGAGGCGAGCGGGGGGTCTCCGGCACGGCAGAGGAGCGGGGCAGAGGAGCGTTGTGTTTGTCGGGAGTTTGTTAGGGAGGTTTTCAAAAAAAATACCATGAGGACATTTAAtttcggatggagggagtataagaaATATCAAATATCTGGCTAG
- the LOC123401232 gene encoding potassium transporter 1-like, with protein sequence MTRSPYLPLHKSFINGLGTQVVLISVAILFMLFSFQRFGTDKVGYTFAPVISMWFLLIAGIGMYNLVVQDIGVLRAFNPMYIVQYFIRNGKSGWVSLSGIILCVTAQLQRHHVPSVALCYIGQAPYLRKFQDNVPNTFYRSIQAPMFWPTIILAILAAIIASQAMLSGVFAILSKALSLGCMPRVRVIHTSHKYEGQVTFLK encoded by the exons ATGACAAGAAGTCCATATCTTCCATTACATAAATCATTTATTAATGGTTTAGGGA CACAAGTGGTCCTCATCTCGGTGGCGATTCTGTTCATGCTCTTCTCATTCCAGCGCTTTGGGACCGACAAGGTCGGATACACCTTTGCGCCAGTCATCTCAATGTGGTTCCTTCTAATTGCCGGCATCGGGATGTACAACCTCGTTGTTCAAGACATCGGTGTTCTGCGGGCCTTCAATCCGATGTATATAGTGCAATACTTCATAAGGAACGGGAAGAGTGGATGGGTGTCACTTAGTGGGAttatcttgtgtgtcacag CTCAGCTTCAACGACATCATGTCCCGTCAGTGGCACTGTGTTATATTGGGCAGGCGCCTTACCTGAGGAAATTCCAAGACAACGTTCCAAACACCTTCTACAGATCCATCCAAG CACCAATGTTCTGGCCAACCATCATCCTTGCCATTCTTGCTGCCATCATAGCAAGCCAAGCTATGCTCTCCGGTGTGTTTGCCATCCTCTCCAAGGCCCTGTCTCTTGGTTGCATGCCAAGGGTTCGAGTGATCCACACCTCGCACAAGTACGAGGGGCAGGTTACATTCCTGAAGTGA